Proteins found in one Moritella sp. F3 genomic segment:
- a CDS encoding TIGR03752 family integrating conjugative element protein, producing the protein MNSNPIVTKWVPGIVILILILVAVRVSKGGDTSIIDAESGTVTETVTNVKPTAVDLTEEGDTGSDTLKTLVASMKEMQQNIQEQKDDKATIINENNILRNQLQQEQVERDGMNTRITDLIGKVSNFSENLESIKASGNGEGLDQGVVLEDEYPVDSRYPANITASTSNTRPRLKPPSFSQPESTATLDNYSRKVISGLDSSGITDGYSEWVMPIDAVKTTDEDGKSTITMPEFGEQDEIVSSQTLTAQEKLEDLFSAYATIPRNATLLDSVTLTAMIGRIPLEGKVVDPYKFKVLLSRENLASNGIFIEGIEGAVVSGTARGDYTLKCVSGEINSFLFTFTDGTILSYPEGNEPSAKSLGYISDNKGIPCVSGKLISNAASYLTQSVGLDVLKAGGEAYAAAQTAVTTNGGDTTTSVPGSIGEYAAGKALSNGTNTVTSYLETRQQSAYDAVFVPPNKLVVLHMEEQIDINYIKNGRRTNHYENQFSKNDNYYGLD; encoded by the coding sequence ATGAATTCAAATCCAATTGTTACTAAGTGGGTACCTGGAATCGTTATTTTAATTTTGATTCTTGTTGCTGTTAGAGTTTCTAAAGGTGGTGACACCAGTATTATAGATGCTGAATCAGGGACTGTAACGGAAACCGTGACCAATGTTAAACCAACTGCTGTTGATTTAACTGAAGAGGGCGATACAGGCTCTGATACATTAAAAACATTGGTTGCCTCAATGAAGGAAATGCAACAAAACATTCAAGAACAAAAAGATGATAAGGCAACTATCATCAATGAAAACAACATTCTACGTAACCAGTTACAGCAAGAGCAGGTTGAAAGAGATGGTATGAATACTAGGATTACCGATTTAATTGGTAAGGTATCTAACTTCTCAGAAAACTTAGAATCTATAAAGGCAAGCGGGAATGGTGAAGGTCTTGATCAAGGGGTAGTGCTTGAAGACGAATATCCGGTTGATAGTCGCTACCCAGCTAACATTACTGCTAGTACGTCAAACACAAGACCAAGACTAAAACCACCTTCGTTTAGTCAACCAGAAAGCACGGCAACACTGGATAACTACTCAAGAAAAGTTATCAGTGGCCTTGATTCATCCGGAATTACTGATGGTTATTCTGAATGGGTAATGCCAATAGATGCGGTTAAAACCACTGATGAAGACGGTAAGTCGACAATTACAATGCCTGAATTTGGAGAGCAAGATGAAATAGTGTCATCTCAAACGTTAACAGCGCAGGAAAAACTCGAAGATTTATTCAGTGCTTACGCCACCATTCCAAGAAATGCAACGCTTTTAGATTCAGTAACACTAACCGCTATGATTGGTCGCATACCATTAGAAGGTAAAGTTGTAGATCCATATAAGTTCAAAGTACTTTTAAGCCGAGAAAACTTGGCCAGTAATGGTATTTTTATTGAAGGTATTGAAGGCGCGGTGGTTAGTGGCACTGCTCGAGGTGATTATACTCTTAAGTGTGTATCAGGTGAAATAAATTCCTTTCTCTTTACTTTTACTGACGGCACGATTTTAAGTTACCCAGAAGGTAATGAGCCAAGTGCCAAATCATTAGGGTACATTAGTGATAATAAGGGGATCCCGTGTGTATCGGGCAAGCTGATCTCTAATGCAGCGTCTTATTTGACTCAGTCAGTTGGCTTAGATGTCTTAAAGGCGGGGGGGGAAGCATATGCTGCAGCACAAACTGCAGTAACAACAAATGGTGGAGATACTACAACCTCTGTACCTGGGAGCATTGGAGAGTATGCAGCTGGTAAAGCACTAAGCAATGGTACCAACACAGTGACAAGCTATCTAGAAACCCGTCAGCAAAGTGCATACGATGCAGTATTTGTACCACCGAATAAGCTTGTTGTTTTACATATGGAAGAACAAATTGACATTAATTACATTAAAAATGGCAGAAGGACTAATCACTATGAAAACCAGTTTTCTAAAAACGATAATTATTACGGCTTGGATTAG
- a CDS encoding PFL_4703 family integrating conjugative element protein, protein MMGSRSMNELSAKDKHLRDSKIVMFIMLLVILALIAALASAPSRLRVYVPPVLTRGSEMYAGEVPKPTIYSLAYMIFQTLNTWDKDGAIDGKENLESFRCYITEDFRGKLEDAHEQRLQRGEASGRVRYVSEAHDTGYDEKMVIPKSAGKWHVQLDLKLNEFINSTLVKQATVRYPLVLVADDSTPSCNQWGIKIAGFYTTPHRIIIN, encoded by the coding sequence ATGATGGGTAGCAGATCAATGAATGAACTTTCAGCAAAAGATAAACATTTGCGCGATTCAAAGATAGTGATGTTTATTATGCTTTTGGTTATTTTAGCTCTCATCGCTGCACTGGCAAGTGCTCCATCTCGACTGCGTGTTTATGTTCCGCCTGTGCTAACTCGCGGAAGTGAGATGTACGCCGGTGAAGTACCTAAACCTACTATTTATTCTTTAGCCTATATGATATTTCAAACTCTTAATACATGGGATAAAGATGGTGCTATTGATGGCAAGGAAAATCTAGAGTCCTTTCGTTGTTACATAACAGAAGATTTTCGAGGTAAATTGGAAGATGCTCACGAGCAAAGATTGCAGAGAGGCGAAGCATCAGGCCGTGTTCGATATGTTAGTGAAGCTCATGATACCGGATATGATGAAAAGATGGTAATCCCTAAATCAGCGGGTAAATGGCATGTGCAATTAGATCTTAAATTAAATGAATTCATTAATTCAACTTTAGTCAAACAGGCAACTGTGCGTTATCCACTTGTGCTAGTTGCCGATGACTCAACCCCAAGTTGTAACCAATGGGGTATTAAAATCGCAGGGTTTTACACTACACCTCACCGCATAATCATTAATTAA
- a CDS encoding TIGR03749 family integrating conjugative element protein has protein sequence MLRFLTFILILFVTSASATEVITWKKEPIRITLTKGKERLLKFPDHVFYQKPLAVSDKVDISSAQGTVYITAKEEFDTTRFRFRLNDSQKIILVDIQSVDASNITNENVIIKLPQKQKVSSEYVQENATSNTTSGRVTPIQLTRYASRALYGPERLALSDSRIATLAAPDIDLSNLFTGTSFNTFKLSTIAVFKTDEFVLTAIKIVNKSMLEQPIEFKDINADFSYATPQHLFVRQKNAPGDTTVLYLVTDKPLANAIYVF, from the coding sequence ATGCTGCGTTTTCTTACTTTTATTTTAATTCTATTTGTTACATCGGCTAGTGCTACCGAGGTGATAACGTGGAAGAAAGAGCCGATTAGAATCACCTTGACTAAAGGTAAAGAACGGTTACTTAAGTTTCCGGACCACGTCTTTTACCAAAAACCATTAGCAGTATCGGATAAGGTTGATATCAGTTCTGCGCAAGGGACAGTCTATATTACAGCGAAAGAAGAGTTTGATACGACACGATTCAGATTTCGACTTAATGATAGTCAAAAGATAATACTAGTGGATATTCAATCTGTTGACGCTAGTAATATCACGAACGAAAATGTGATAATTAAACTACCTCAAAAACAGAAGGTATCTTCAGAATATGTTCAGGAAAATGCAACGAGCAACACAACGTCAGGGCGTGTAACTCCAATTCAGTTAACTCGTTATGCAAGTCGTGCTCTGTATGGACCAGAAAGGTTAGCCCTATCTGACAGTCGTATAGCCACACTAGCTGCACCTGATATTGATTTGAGTAATCTATTTACAGGAACTAGTTTTAACACTTTCAAATTATCAACTATTGCTGTTTTTAAAACTGATGAATTTGTTCTTACAGCTATAAAAATTGTTAATAAGTCAATGTTAGAACAGCCCATTGAGTTTAAAGATATTAATGCTGACTTCAGCTATGCAACGCCGCAGCACCTATTTGTAAGGCAGAAAAATGCACCTGGCGACACGACAGTGTTGTACCTCGTCACAGATAAACCGTTAGCAAATGCGATTTATGTTTTTTAA
- a CDS encoding TIGR03745 family integrating conjugative element membrane protein, translating to MKKMINKLSAKMLTVCITSSLATQSVWAAGIPPVTAPTGGNGGGLIKTFQNYMGDGILLIGLMLSSWALIRVVSNGITTYGEISDGKATYKDLGTTAVVGVVLASATFWMVTQATEIF from the coding sequence ATGAAGAAGATGATCAATAAACTAAGCGCGAAAATGTTGACTGTGTGTATTACATCCTCATTAGCAACTCAAAGTGTGTGGGCTGCGGGTATCCCCCCTGTGACAGCCCCAACTGGTGGTAACGGTGGTGGCCTCATAAAAACCTTCCAGAATTACATGGGAGATGGGATTTTGCTAATTGGTTTAATGTTGAGTTCGTGGGCTTTGATTCGCGTCGTATCCAATGGGATAACAACGTATGGTGAAATTAGTGATGGTAAGGCTACATACAAGGATCTTGGGACTACCGCGGTCGTAGGTGTGGTACTTGCCTCTGCAACATTCTGGATGGTTACACAAGCAACTGAAATATTTTAA
- a CDS encoding DUF3487 family protein, producing the protein MAKHHSIPTTLERISYEPALWKGLTGNEIFIIGAVNIILFSVIGAVSGSFFGIGILGFAAGALFGIFMLGVIGGKISMMKESKPAELFWVDFELKLLKKFSFKSDLFYKRQVWSLERNRK; encoded by the coding sequence ATGGCAAAACATCACTCCATCCCAACAACGCTGGAACGAATAAGTTATGAACCAGCACTTTGGAAAGGGCTCACAGGAAATGAAATCTTCATAATTGGAGCTGTGAATATCATTCTATTTAGCGTGATAGGTGCGGTAAGTGGTTCATTTTTCGGTATAGGCATTTTAGGCTTTGCTGCAGGCGCACTTTTTGGAATCTTTATGTTGGGTGTTATCGGCGGTAAAATTTCAATGATGAAAGAGTCAAAACCAGCTGAGCTGTTTTGGGTGGATTTCGAACTGAAACTGTTAAAGAAATTTAGTTTTAAAAGTGATTTATTTTACAAACGACAAGTTTGGTCGTTGGAGAGGAACCGTAAATGA
- a CDS encoding RAQPRD family integrative conjugative element protein produces MKKILALALTLSFVSAPLSALTWEEAEYLNKLKQHLAASIPIAERASAAASSGRVHFKYGQLKADLEEMQRLINNHLNSPQLPRSLTDLTLSYSSVSRQEE; encoded by the coding sequence GTGAAAAAAATATTGGCGTTGGCATTAACATTGTCGTTTGTTAGTGCTCCATTAAGCGCATTGACGTGGGAGGAGGCTGAATATCTCAATAAGCTAAAGCAACACTTAGCCGCCTCAATACCAATCGCTGAAAGAGCTTCGGCTGCCGCATCATCAGGTAGAGTTCATTTTAAATACGGGCAACTAAAAGCTGATTTAGAAGAGATGCAAAGACTAATTAACAATCACCTGAATTCACCACAACTTCCAAGAAGTTTAACGGACCTAACACTTTCATATAGCAGTGTTAGTCGACAGGAAGAATAA